CTCATTGGCTATATAATTTACAAGGTTGGGAAGAAATATTACCAGCAGACCAAAGAAAAGAAATAATAAAAGCATACAAAAAATCTAAAACAGTAGTTAAAGAAGCAAAAATAGGAAGAAATGATTCATGCCCATGTGGAAGTGGCAAAAAATATAAGAAATGTTGTGGAAAGTAAGGTAATCTTATGTTTATTTTAAGATTTGCAGATGATGATGACAATTTATCAGTTAAAGATTTTACATCTTTAACTGATTTAAAAAAATATATTAGTGAAAATAGTATAGATAAAACATGGCATCAAATTGAAGAAGTTAAAAAAGTAATACCTAACCTAAAAGAAGAATAAAATTAAGTAACATTAAAAAGAATATTAAAAAATAGTTGTCAATAGTTGTCTATAAGGACAACTATTTCTATTTTTAGATATAAATATAAAATATACAGGGGGTATAAATATGAAATTTATTGATTTACATTGTGATACCATAGCAAAATTAATGGAAAATGTAGAAACAAGTGAACTTAAAACTAACAAATATTCTGTTGATATAGACAGGTTGAAAAAAGGGGATTCATTGGCTCAAACATTTGCTCTTTTTGTTGACACTGAAGAAGTAAAGCATCCTTTTGATTACTGTATGAGTATGGCAGATAAATTTCATAAAGAAATGGAAAAAAATAGTGATGTAATAGCTCTAGCTACTAACTATGAAGAAATTATGAAAAATCAATCAGAGAATAAACTTACAGCACTTTTATCTATAGAGGAAGGGGCAGTGCTTGAAGGTAGAATAGAAAACTTAAAGAAATTTTATGATTTAGGTGTTAGAATGATGACAATAAGTTGGAATCATGTGAATGAGTTAAGTTTTCCTCATAATAAAATAGAGTATAGAGAAAAGGGTCTTACAGATTTTGGTAGAGAAGTTGTACATAAGATGAATGAACTAGGTATGCTAGTTGATGTTTCTCACATTTCAGATGGTGGATTTTATGAAATTGCAAAAATATCCTCTAAACCAATAATAGCTACACATTCAAATTCAAGAGCAATGATGAATCATACTAGAAACCTAACTGATGATATGATTAAAGTATTGGCTAATAAAGGTGGGGTTACAGGAATAAACTTCTTCCACTTGTTTTTAAGTGATAAAAGCGAAAGTAAGCTTGAGGATATGGTTAGACATATAAAACACATTGTAAATGTTGGAGGAATTGATGTTGTGGCTTTAGGCTCAGATTTTGATGGAATACATTCAAAAGTTGAGATTGAAGATATATCTCAAATGGGTAAATTATATGAACCTCTAAAAAAAGAAGGATTTAGTGAAGATGAAATAGAAAAAATATACTATAAAAACGCTTTAAGAGTAATAAAAGAAGTGTTATAAGAAATGTTTTTTTGACATTAGGAAACAAAGTTTTATATCGAACATAGTATAAACTAAGATAAAAATTTATTGGAGGTTTAACTATGAAGGTAGGAGACATTGTAGCTAGAAAGTCACATAACAAAGATATTATATTTAAAATAGTCTCTTTTGGTGTAGATGAAAATAATGAAAAAATAGCTATACTAAAAGGAATTGCATTTAGAGTAATAGCAGATGCTTATATTGATGACCTTGAATTAGTAAAAGCACCTGATATAAAAGATATATTAATAGATAAAAATGTAGAAAATTTATTGTATAAGTCAGTAAGAAAGGCTAAAGAGAGACAGAAAAAGATGACAAGGGCAGTTCCAAAACTTCAATTAAATTCTAACACATATGGAATGCCTGGAAAAGTATTACAAATAGATGGAGATAAAGAGTATTTAAAAATTTGTTTGGATGTATATGCTCAACTTGGAATACCTGCAGTAGGAGTAGCAGTTTCAGAGCAAAATCAGCATAAAGAAGTAAGAGCATTACTAGAAAAATATAATCCGGATATACTAGTAATTACAGGACATGATGCAATGACAATAAAAAGAGGGGATATAGAAGATATGAATAACTATAGAAACTCTTTAAACTTTATGAAAACAGTTAAAGAAG
This sequence is a window from Clostridioides difficile. Protein-coding genes within it:
- a CDS encoding dipeptidase: MKFIDLHCDTIAKLMENVETSELKTNKYSVDIDRLKKGDSLAQTFALFVDTEEVKHPFDYCMSMADKFHKEMEKNSDVIALATNYEEIMKNQSENKLTALLSIEEGAVLEGRIENLKKFYDLGVRMMTISWNHVNELSFPHNKIEYREKGLTDFGREVVHKMNELGMLVDVSHISDGGFYEIAKISSKPIIATHSNSRAMMNHTRNLTDDMIKVLANKGGVTGINFFHLFLSDKSESKLEDMVRHIKHIVNVGGIDVVALGSDFDGIHSKVEIEDISQMGKLYEPLKKEGFSEDEIEKIYYKNALRVIKEVL
- the yabG gene encoding sporulation peptidase YabG, which translates into the protein MKVGDIVARKSHNKDIIFKIVSFGVDENNEKIAILKGIAFRVIADAYIDDLELVKAPDIKDILIDKNVENLLYKSVRKAKERQKKMTRAVPKLQLNSNTYGMPGKVLQIDGDKEYLKICLDVYAQLGIPAVGVAVSEQNQHKEVRALLEKYNPDILVITGHDAMTIKRGDIEDMNNYRNSLNFMKTVKEARKWQPNLDNLVIFAGACQSNYEKIINAGANYASSPGRIMIHALDPVFVVEKIACSRIDVVVPIDEVIEQTITGVKGIGGSETRGKFRWAMPKTILH